TCTTACTGGCTTACAGGAACACAAGGGAAAGCGCCTTCTCCATTATGGGATCCTTTAGAATTTGCAGTTACAGAGGCACATGTAAGGGGTCTAGATTTGCACGCTTGGCTAAATCCTTATAGAGTTAAACAAACCTCTGCAATGGAATTAGCACCAAATAATGTAGCAAAATTACATCCAACATGGACTTTTCAAGCTAAATTAGATCATACTGATAAAGCGTTAACTTTGAAAATGTTAAATCCAGGGCTACCTGCCGTTAGAGATTACATTGTAAGTGTTATTCAAGATATTGCAAATAGATATGATATTGATGGTATCCACTTTGACGACTATTTCTATCCTTATTCTGGTATGGAAACGACTCCGCAAGATGCACAAACCTATATCGATAACAATCCAACCTGTATCGCTACTATAGAAGATTGGCGCAGAAACAATGTAAACCTAATGATTGGAATGGTTTATGACACACTACAAACCATTAATATTTCTAAAAATAAAAATATCGTATTTGGTGTAAGTCCATTTGGAATATGGAAATCAGGAACTCCATCTAATATTAGTGGAACCTCTTCATTCAACGCTTTATTTTGCGACCCAATTGCTTGGTTAAATTCAGGTAAAGTAGACTACTTAGCACCACAATTATATTGGAAAATCACAAAAGCGCAAGATTATATTGCCCTCTCGAAATGGTGGAATGATCAAGCAAAATTATATTCTAAACAGCTTTATGTAAGTCAGGGTTATTATAGAATGGATTATACGAACCCTTGGGAAATTTCAGAAATTCAAAACCAAATAAATCATAATAGGCAGCCTCATATGGATGCTACTTTTGGTCAAATTGCTTATAGTTATACCGTTATAAAAAACAATTTAAAAGGACTAAATGGAACTTTAAATAGTACTCAATTTAAATACAAATCTTTTGCACCGCCTATTTTAGGATTAGGCAAAGATAATATCTGCCCTATAAAGCCCGCCAATATTAGATTTGAACCCTTCAAAATTTTATGGGACACCCCAGAAGCAGCTTCAGACGGTGATTTACCTGTGAAATATGTTGTTTATGCCTTTGATAATCCTACCGAAGCAATTTCTAAAATGAATGATAGTTCTAAAATACTTGATATAGTTTCGGGAAACGAATTTGCATTAACCCAAACACAAATGAATACTAAAGTTTTTGTAGTTACATCTTTAGATAAAAACAATAACGAAGCTGGCGATTTTACTGAAACTAATAAATTAGGGCTTGTACACACAAAAGTAAATG
The genomic region above belongs to Mariniflexile litorale and contains:
- a CDS encoding family 10 glycosylhydrolase, with protein sequence MKIFAPYFLFFFITTQAQVGTSITTPKASLYINTVATHISKATAKGELRGVFLPSISSLSWPTNRKATPAEQQAELITILDNLKANGYNTVFLQVRPECDALYASEIDPWSYWLTGTQGKAPSPLWDPLEFAVTEAHVRGLDLHAWLNPYRVKQTSAMELAPNNVAKLHPTWTFQAKLDHTDKALTLKMLNPGLPAVRDYIVSVIQDIANRYDIDGIHFDDYFYPYSGMETTPQDAQTYIDNNPTCIATIEDWRRNNVNLMIGMVYDTLQTINISKNKNIVFGVSPFGIWKSGTPSNISGTSSFNALFCDPIAWLNSGKVDYLAPQLYWKITKAQDYIALSKWWNDQAKLYSKQLYVSQGYYRMDYTNPWEISEIQNQINHNRQPHMDATFGQIAYSYTVIKNNLKGLNGTLNSTQFKYKSFAPPILGLGKDNICPIKPANIRFEPFKILWDTPEAASDGDLPVKYVVYAFDNPTEAISKMNDSSKILDIVSGNEFALTQTQMNTKVFVVTSLDKNNNEAGDFTETNKLGLVHTKVNELVINPVPNVNPINIVVPDLYNKKSI